A single Mesomycoplasma ovipneumoniae DNA region contains:
- a CDS encoding iron-sulfur cluster assembly scaffold protein, with the protein MYNDFIIRRNIIVDANEKFKEKKRICKSTSSEMNNNCDDWAQLDLEIIGQKIKKIQFCASGCTLLLASCYLFEKILINKTIKEAQILLENYEEMIKSQKIIPILEDLNVLFMVKSHPNRVICIKLPLFLLQKQIENHENS; encoded by the coding sequence TTGTATAATGATTTTATTATTCGACGTAATATTATTGTCGATGCTAATGAAAAATTCAAAGAAAAAAAACGAATTTGTAAGTCAACAAGCTCTGAAATGAATAATAACTGTGACGATTGGGCTCAGTTAGACTTAGAAATTATTGGACAAAAAATTAAAAAAATACAATTTTGCGCTTCTGGTTGTACACTTTTGCTCGCAAGTTGTTATTTATTTGAAAAAATTTTAATCAATAAAACCATAAAAGAAGCGCAAATTTTGCTTGAAAATTATGAAGAAATGATTAAATCTCAAAAAATTATCCCAATTTTAGAAGATTTAAATGTGCTTTTTATGGTTAAAAGTCACCCAAACCGAGTAATTTGTATTAAACTACCTTTGTTTTTGTTGCAAAAACAAATTGAAAATCATGAAAACAGTTAG
- a CDS encoding transcription antitermination protein NusB, whose amino-acid sequence MNHLNKKNSAKSQKYRNKKKNTLPYFDLEAKEFAHVLQKQRSLFVSSVDCNSSKNLPGNLSQNDTEDGLTHSDILSGPSCQHNSNLMKITYENRAFCSNSESINYPNKHTKNSEALEEDQCLEFQSLSKQRIKRMANISIIYGSQLFDQNIDIDEIKNKYFEVTFDQLKILTFVKKNYVFLKKVITLQLKSNWSWDRMLPLIRSILLLGAAELFFQPRRIIFNEAIEITKIFSIEGGDEFSFVNAVLQKVYNYYENKNLLRPQK is encoded by the coding sequence ATGAATCATTTAAACAAAAAAAATTCGGCAAAAAGCCAAAAATATAGGAATAAGAAAAAAAATACTCTTCCTTATTTTGATCTAGAAGCAAAGGAATTTGCACATGTTTTACAAAAGCAACGCTCTCTTTTTGTAAGTTCGGTCGATTGTAATAGTTCTAAAAATTTACCTGGTAATTTAAGTCAAAATGACACTGAAGACGGCCTAACACACTCAGACATCTTGAGCGGTCCAAGTTGTCAACATAACAGTAATTTAATGAAAATAACCTATGAAAACCGAGCTTTTTGCTCAAACAGTGAGTCAATAAATTATCCAAATAAGCATACTAAAAACTCTGAAGCACTCGAAGAAGATCAGTGTCTTGAGTTTCAAAGTCTATCCAAACAACGAATTAAAAGAATGGCTAATATTTCAATTATTTATGGCTCACAACTTTTTGATCAAAATATTGACATTGATGAAATAAAAAATAAGTATTTTGAAGTGACTTTTGATCAGTTGAAAATACTTACTTTTGTCAAGAAAAACTATGTTTTTTTGAAAAAAGTTATTACTTTACAGTTAAAATCTAATTGAAGTTGAGACAGAATGTTGCCATTAATTCGATCAATTTTGCTTTTGGGAGCTGCTGAATTATTTTTCCAACCTCGCCGAATTATTTTTAATGAGGCTATTGAAATCACTAAAATTTTTAGCATTGAAGGTGGCGATGAGTTTAGTTTTGTAAATGCTGTTTTGCAAAAAGTATACAATTATTATGAAAACAAGAATCTTCTTAGACCTCAAAAATAA
- a CDS encoding aminotransferase class V-fold PLP-dependent enzyme, which yields MTNFKEFFPFLNKVTYLDSAAMTQKPISVVEKINHFYTNCAVNTHSSNSKIAFENLQILNQTREKIAKLIDGFAEEIIFTSGTTESINLFANMIKKFIRRGDEILLSPLNHSSNLLVWVKIAQKVGAKIVYSTKIIDKISTKTAVIALTQANNSILVDLDLAKIWEKAIKNGAFVINDATQSINFQKVSMNFCHALAFSSNKFYGPTGLGVLAIKKYLMGSLEPVKFGGGIIRKFDNKNLLFYNDYRKFEAGTLNFAAIWGLNAAIDFINEIGIETIYKKIRVLADYLYEKLEKIDDIEIFSKKGDHIIIFNIKGFSAQDVASYLGNNDIYVRSGNFCVPLLKKVLKNDSFIRVSLGFYNDFADIDDLITNLEEKRFLDFV from the coding sequence ATGACTAATTTTAAAGAGTTTTTTCCTTTTTTAAATAAAGTAACTTATTTAGATTCAGCAGCAATGACGCAAAAACCGATATCTGTAGTTGAAAAAATTAACCATTTTTACACAAATTGTGCTGTTAATACTCATTCATCAAATTCAAAAATCGCCTTTGAAAATTTACAGATTTTAAACCAAACTCGCGAAAAAATTGCAAAATTAATTGATGGTTTTGCTGAAGAAATTATTTTTACTTCCGGAACAACAGAATCGATAAACCTTTTTGCCAACATGATTAAAAAATTCATAAGAAGGGGAGATGAAATTTTATTGTCACCCTTAAATCATTCTTCAAATCTACTTGTTTGAGTCAAAATTGCTCAAAAGGTGGGCGCAAAAATTGTTTATAGCACAAAAATAATTGACAAAATTTCAACAAAAACAGCTGTTATTGCTTTAACTCAGGCAAATAATTCGATTTTAGTAGATCTAGATTTAGCTAAAATTTGAGAAAAAGCTATAAAAAACGGCGCTTTTGTAATAAATGATGCAACACAATCAATAAACTTTCAAAAAGTTAGCATGAATTTTTGCCACGCATTGGCTTTTAGTTCTAATAAATTTTACGGGCCAACTGGATTAGGCGTGCTTGCAATAAAAAAATATTTGATGGGGTCGCTAGAACCTGTAAAATTTGGAGGGGGTATAATTAGAAAATTTGACAACAAAAATTTGCTTTTTTATAATGATTATCGCAAATTTGAAGCCGGGACACTAAATTTTGCTGCAATTTGGGGTTTAAATGCTGCTATTGATTTTATAAATGAAATTGGAATTGAAACTATTTATAAAAAAATTAGAGTTTTGGCAGATTATTTATACGAAAAATTAGAAAAAATTGATGATATTGAAATTTTTTCTAAAAAAGGCGACCATATTATAATTTTCAATATTAAAGGTTTTAGCGCTCAAGATGTTGCTTCATACCTAGGAAATAACGATATTTATGTTCGAAGCGGGAATTTTTGTGTACCGTTACTAAAAAAAGTGCTAAAAAATGATAGTTTCATCAGAGTTTCGCTTGGTTTTTACAATGATTTTGCTGATATTGACGACTTAATTACCAACTTAGAAGAAAAGAGGTTTTTAGATTTTGTATAA
- a CDS encoding phosphopentomutase produces MDQYKFNRIFLIVTDSLGIGDDGFQDVFGDSGANTLYCVSKTGELRIPFWKKMGISNVAKIENSGKINKEPLAYVSKIIVKSNAKDTLAGHWEMMGIETVNPNPNFDQGFPNELIRELEKAFDNREIIGNKSISGTVILSELGQKSIDEGKIIVYTSPDSTLQICGHEETLGLENLYRYAKAARKICSSRPEWNVARVIARPYIGQNGKFTRTFNRHDYANTPPKSILDRLQQKGIKTIGVGKIGDIFSKQGLDKIFGPDSDENNMDIAIDIASKSTKNQFIFVNLVEFDSSYGHRRDIMGYCQNLNNFDIKLAKLVNTLKDDDLLIVSSDHGNDPCYPGTNHTREALPLTIFSKKFTSKFKKLKNPVDSLATIGNIIARNFQVELAEIGEDIFDSLE; encoded by the coding sequence ATGGATCAATACAAATTTAATCGAATTTTCTTAATAGTAACTGATTCGCTTGGAATTGGGGATGATGGTTTTCAAGACGTTTTTGGCGATTCAGGTGCAAATACTTTATATTGTGTTTCAAAAACTGGTGAATTAAGAATTCCTTTCTGAAAAAAAATGGGAATTTCTAATGTGGCTAAAATTGAAAATAGTGGCAAAATAAATAAAGAACCACTTGCTTATGTTTCAAAAATTATCGTAAAATCAAATGCAAAAGACACCCTCGCGGGTCACTGAGAAATGATGGGAATTGAAACTGTTAATCCTAACCCAAATTTTGATCAGGGTTTTCCTAATGAACTAATAAGAGAGCTCGAAAAAGCCTTTGATAATCGAGAAATTATTGGCAATAAATCAATTAGTGGGACTGTAATTTTGTCAGAATTAGGACAAAAATCTATCGATGAGGGCAAAATAATTGTCTATACCTCGCCTGATTCAACTCTACAAATTTGTGGTCATGAAGAAACATTAGGACTTGAAAATCTATATCGCTATGCAAAAGCTGCAAGAAAAATTTGTTCTTCAAGGCCAGAATGAAACGTTGCTCGCGTTATTGCTCGCCCTTATATTGGTCAAAACGGGAAATTTACACGCACTTTTAACAGACATGACTATGCAAATACACCGCCAAAATCAATTCTTGATAGATTACAGCAAAAAGGAATTAAAACTATCGGAGTCGGTAAAATTGGCGATATTTTTTCAAAACAGGGGCTTGATAAAATTTTTGGACCTGACAGTGATGAAAATAATATGGATATCGCAATTGATATTGCCTCCAAATCCACAAAAAATCAATTTATTTTTGTGAACTTGGTCGAATTTGACTCAAGTTATGGCCACCGTCGCGATATTATGGGATATTGTCAAAATTTAAATAATTTTGACATTAAACTAGCAAAATTAGTAAATACACTAAAAGATGATGACTTATTAATTGTCTCTTCTGATCACGGAAATGACCCTTGTTATCCTGGCACAAATCACACACGCGAGGCTCTGCCGCTAACAATTTTTTCAAAAAAATTCACATCAAAGTTCAAAAAGTTAAAAAATCCTGTTGATTCACTTGCAACTATTGGAAACATAATTGCCAGAAATTTTCAAGTTGAGCTAGCAGAAATAGGTGAAGATATTTTCGATTCTTTAGAATAA
- a CDS encoding S8 family serine peptidase, with protein sequence MKLARFKKIILLLVFWPSIFLIYHSFLINFDTKKYWYSSNFSNKIDIREPFAKQLSNSAKIDDFDNQFELKLLLNPNFLSTESKEISNFNLEFIKKIEKSGLKFKEVKSSKILPIVWFYFDTENDREFFVKNSIENSFISRYIVYKNEGDKKTKPLSWFHYNNQFLNGYNYYLPKYLLPKTRIDKFKESLLKNIKIVNFEEQANKDKLTYKSPQTKVGAIEVEHEFNYDFKSYFNDNNIHINDLGSTNKWIKPITTKYDENEPYHSTLVSLILGGKLGIDTKSTSYLSIFTTNSQWQKAIEWMVETNNVRVINHSYGATGKDFYDYKEDAFFLDFLARKYGVINVFSAGNGAREYSDEKYEDHPWIDKKKLSLNSIVVGALDDNSEPWKIAKNKIADYSNYKTGQEYYELAKPLVVAPGRIYNPVTNHFKDDFVNGTSFAAPIVTGLISTLLREKPNLDNDDNRLIALKAILSASAISPDHSGLTKKKNGYFEKYGSGTPDFKNMLKASENTYFISDQKKSDQETIFTSKPFWVNSNDRIKASLSWMFNAGLLKNKVGAPNESSYVSWWWFLTPFTPIGLPVAGAAAILDAKSKMNQHKNDFDKWSETHINSERLKLEATKENQNGNFVSDYDLYLQKLDSNNNWVDVSWSTSSKSNDELINFKAEKSGYYRLYVKKFKSVTFDNSVEDKLALSYLVNNEN encoded by the coding sequence ATGAAATTAGCAAGATTTAAAAAAATAATTTTATTATTGGTGTTTTGGCCATCAATTTTTTTAATATATCACTCTTTTCTTATAAATTTTGATACTAAAAAATATTGATATTCTTCAAATTTTAGTAATAAAATTGATATAAGAGAGCCTTTTGCAAAACAGTTAAGTAACTCGGCAAAAATTGATGATTTTGATAATCAATTCGAATTAAAACTACTATTAAACCCTAATTTCTTGAGTACTGAGTCTAAAGAAATAAGCAATTTTAATCTTGAATTTATTAAAAAAATAGAAAAATCAGGATTAAAATTCAAAGAAGTGAAGAGTAGTAAAATATTACCAATTGTATGGTTTTATTTTGATACCGAGAATGATAGAGAGTTTTTTGTAAAAAATTCAATAGAAAACTCGTTCATTAGTCGTTACATCGTATATAAAAATGAAGGAGATAAAAAAACAAAGCCTTTAAGTTGGTTTCATTATAATAATCAATTTCTAAATGGTTACAACTATTATTTACCTAAATATTTATTACCTAAAACTCGAATTGACAAGTTTAAAGAATCATTGTTAAAAAATATTAAGATTGTTAATTTTGAAGAACAGGCTAATAAGGATAAATTAACTTACAAATCACCACAAACAAAAGTTGGCGCAATCGAAGTTGAGCATGAATTTAACTATGATTTTAAGAGTTATTTTAATGATAATAACATTCATATTAACGACTTGGGTTCTACTAATAAGTGAATTAAACCAATTACAACGAAGTATGATGAAAACGAACCATATCATTCAACTTTAGTATCATTAATATTAGGCGGTAAACTAGGCATTGATACCAAGTCAACTTCCTATTTGTCTATATTTACTACTAACAGTCAGTGACAAAAAGCAATTGAATGAATGGTTGAAACCAATAATGTTAGGGTAATAAATCACAGTTATGGGGCCACAGGGAAAGATTTTTACGATTATAAAGAAGACGCCTTTTTTCTTGATTTTTTAGCAAGAAAATATGGTGTTATTAACGTTTTTTCAGCTGGTAACGGTGCAAGGGAATATTCTGATGAGAAATATGAAGACCACCCTTGAATAGATAAAAAAAAATTATCTTTAAATTCTATAGTTGTTGGCGCACTCGATGATAATTCTGAGCCTTGAAAAATTGCGAAAAACAAAATTGCTGACTATTCAAATTATAAAACTGGCCAAGAATATTATGAATTGGCCAAACCTTTAGTTGTCGCTCCTGGACGAATTTATAATCCTGTTACTAATCATTTTAAGGATGATTTTGTTAATGGAACTAGTTTTGCAGCCCCTATTGTCACTGGCTTAATATCAACACTCCTAAGAGAAAAACCAAATTTAGATAATGATGATAATAGACTAATAGCCTTAAAAGCGATTTTATCTGCTTCGGCAATTTCGCCAGATCATAGTGGTTTAACTAAAAAGAAAAATGGTTATTTTGAAAAATATGGCTCAGGCACTCCCGATTTTAAAAATATGTTAAAAGCTAGTGAAAATACCTACTTTATTAGCGACCAAAAAAAATCAGACCAGGAAACAATTTTTACTAGCAAACCATTTTGAGTAAATTCAAACGACAGAATTAAGGCTTCTTTGTCTTGAATGTTTAATGCTGGTCTTTTAAAAAATAAAGTAGGCGCACCTAACGAGAGCAGCTACGTAAGTTGATGATGATTTTTAACACCTTTTACTCCGATTGGTTTACCAGTTGCAGGTGCCGCTGCTATTTTAGATGCTAAATCTAAGATGAACCAACATAAAAATGACTTTGACAAATGGTCAGAAACACATATTAATTCTGAGCGTTTAAAGTTAGAAGCTACTAAAGAAAATCAAAATGGCAATTTTGTTTCAGATTATGATTTGTATTTGCAAAAACTTGATTCAAATAATAATTGAGTTGATGTTTCTTGGTCAACAAGCTCTAAAAGCAATGATGAATTAATCAATTTTAAAGCAGAAAAATCAGGCTACTACCGGCTTTATGTCAAAAAATTTAAATCTGTAACTTTTGATAATTCTGTTGAAGATAAATTAGCACTTTCTTATTTGGTTAATAATGAAAACTAA
- the lepB gene encoding signal peptidase I: MTLAFSIALTVFILFTFIFRLVDVEGNSMFPTLQHGQKIFINRVKSPKRNDIVAFNYKEIVLIKRILGLPGDKITVKENEIYINDKKVATFIKNATFLFNGIVPENKFFAVGDNLKNSSDSRDFGFFDLDDVIGIL; this comes from the coding sequence TTGACTTTAGCATTTTCAATTGCCCTAACAGTTTTTATTCTCTTTACTTTTATTTTTAGGTTAGTTGATGTTGAAGGTAACTCGATGTTTCCAACTCTTCAACACGGGCAAAAAATTTTTATTAATAGGGTAAAATCACCAAAAAGAAACGATATTGTCGCTTTTAATTACAAAGAAATAGTTTTAATTAAAAGGATTTTGGGACTGCCAGGCGATAAAATAACTGTTAAAGAAAATGAAATTTACATAAATGATAAAAAAGTTGCAACTTTTATCAAAAACGCAACTTTTTTATTCAACGGAATAGTACCTGAAAATAAATTTTTTGCTGTTGGCGATAATTTGAAAAACAGTAGCGACAGCAGGGATTTTGGATTTTTCGATCTAGATGATGTCATTGGAATTTTGTAG
- a CDS encoding pseudouridine synthase → MKTVRIHKFLSQMGIASRRKAEILINEKRIKINGKFAQIGQKISDLDVVEFDGQKINKKTKIIWYVLNKPKNYITSRTDPQNRPTIMEFFDKNSYLFPVGRLDFETTGLILVTNDGETSNKLLHPSSKIQRTYLVKSDFNLNDEEINFLNNNEIYLDNVKSVQKVQKVASRTYIVKIWQGSNHHVKKIFISVSKKVLMLRRLSFATIELGNLKPGEKRKLSQAEILSLKNIF, encoded by the coding sequence ATGAAAACAGTTAGAATTCATAAGTTTTTATCGCAAATGGGAATTGCCTCCAGAAGAAAAGCCGAAATATTAATCAATGAAAAAAGAATAAAAATTAATGGCAAATTTGCACAAATAGGCCAAAAAATTTCTGACCTTGATGTTGTTGAGTTTGACGGTCAAAAAATAAATAAAAAAACAAAAATCATCTGATATGTGCTAAATAAACCAAAAAATTATATTACAAGTCGAACTGATCCACAAAATAGGCCAACAATAATGGAATTTTTTGATAAAAATTCCTATTTGTTTCCAGTAGGCAGGCTAGATTTTGAAACAACCGGTCTAATTTTGGTAACAAATGATGGCGAAACTAGCAATAAATTACTTCATCCTAGTTCAAAAATTCAGAGAACATATTTAGTCAAAAGTGATTTTAATTTAAATGATGAGGAAATTAATTTTTTGAATAACAATGAAATTTATTTAGATAATGTAAAATCTGTTCAAAAAGTTCAAAAAGTTGCCTCACGGACATATATTGTCAAGATTTGGCAAGGCTCAAACCATCATGTTAAAAAAATTTTTATATCTGTTTCCAAAAAAGTACTTATGCTCCGAAGATTAAGTTTTGCAACTATTGAACTTGGAAATTTAAAGCCAGGTGAAAAACGTAAACTGTCTCAAGCCGAAATTTTGTCACTAAAGAATATTTTTTAA
- a CDS encoding TlyA family RNA methyltransferase: MNLLSKILSMGFEKAESLIKTGHVKVNNKICLLPAYKIKDLDQVTVEIKEKYVSRGAIKLLWAYEKFGLDFNNKIVLDIGSSKGGFTQICLEKGAKKVFALDSGLNQLDYSLRIDPRVSVKEKTNIKYVTSDFFDEKIDIIVCDVSFISLKIVVSVVKNLLKKGQSFIALFKPQFEASSKYVQKGGYVLPEFHEFLINRLVEFAKNDFDFVNSTKSPIKGLKSKNIEYFLHFIKKND; encoded by the coding sequence ATGAACCTACTTAGTAAAATTCTAAGCATGGGTTTTGAAAAAGCCGAATCATTAATTAAAACTGGTCATGTAAAAGTTAATAATAAAATATGTCTTCTGCCAGCATATAAAATTAAAGATTTAGACCAAGTGACAGTTGAAATAAAGGAAAAATATGTCTCCCGCGGCGCCATAAAATTACTTTGAGCTTACGAAAAATTCGGACTTGATTTTAATAACAAAATTGTTCTAGATATTGGGTCTTCTAAAGGTGGTTTTACACAAATTTGCCTTGAAAAAGGGGCAAAAAAAGTTTTTGCTCTTGATTCAGGTTTGAATCAATTAGATTATTCTTTAAGAATTGACCCTAGAGTTTCAGTAAAAGAAAAAACCAACATTAAATATGTTACAAGCGATTTTTTTGATGAAAAAATCGACATAATTGTTTGCGATGTTTCCTTTATTAGTCTTAAAATTGTTGTTAGTGTTGTAAAAAATCTGTTAAAAAAGGGGCAAAGTTTTATTGCTTTATTTAAACCTCAATTTGAGGCTAGCTCAAAATATGTCCAAAAAGGCGGTTATGTTTTGCCTGAATTTCATGAGTTTTTAATTAACAGACTGGTTGAATTTGCTAAAAATGACTTTGATTTTGTTAATTCGACTAAATCGCCAATTAAAGGACTAAAATCAAAAAATATCGAGTATTTTTTGCATTTTATCAAGAAAAATGACTAA
- the ylqF gene encoding ribosome biogenesis GTPase YlqF — protein sequence MKINWFPGHMAKSINDIENKARIADLFILVVDGRCPISSLNENFLQIAKQKMTLVIVTKIDLADKNKFTKIKKFFTDKKFFVLFVNLRDNSARLEIISHLNKIFKIKQEKNSTKFFSPSLKCFVVGVPNTGKSTLINLITKSQLKVGNQPGITRNNQWISYDKFLFLDTPGILLPKMDDQILAVKLAIIGLIRWEILNISDLFIEAYKIISEQYPNFITDLELKPSLIDSEIEENLLILCKNKKFINKSGLDLPRCRKWFLMHIGKQKITLD from the coding sequence ATGAAAATAAATTGATTTCCAGGCCATATGGCAAAAAGCATAAATGACATAGAAAATAAAGCGCGAATAGCAGATCTTTTTATTTTAGTTGTGGATGGCAGATGCCCTATTTCTAGTCTAAATGAGAATTTTTTGCAAATTGCAAAACAAAAAATGACACTAGTAATAGTAACAAAAATTGATCTAGCTGATAAAAATAAATTTACTAAAATAAAAAAATTTTTTACGGATAAAAAATTTTTTGTTCTCTTTGTAAATTTACGAGATAATTCAGCTAGATTAGAAATTATATCACATTTAAATAAAATATTTAAAATAAAACAAGAAAAAAATTCAACTAAATTTTTCTCACCAAGTCTAAAATGTTTTGTTGTCGGAGTGCCTAACACTGGAAAATCAACGCTAATAAATTTAATCACAAAATCACAACTAAAAGTAGGAAACCAACCAGGAATAACGAGAAATAATCAATGAATTAGCTATGATAAATTTCTTTTTCTTGACACCCCTGGTATCCTATTGCCAAAAATGGATGATCAAATTTTAGCCGTAAAATTAGCTATTATTGGATTAATAAGGTGAGAAATTCTAAATATTAGTGATCTTTTTATTGAAGCATACAAAATAATTTCTGAACAATACCCAAATTTCATCACAGATTTAGAGCTAAAACCCTCACTAATTGATTCAGAAATTGAAGAAAACTTATTGATTTTGTGTAAAAATAAAAAATTTATAAATAAAAGCGGTCTAGATTTGCCTCGTTGTCGAAAGTGATTTTTAATGCATATTGGCAAACAAAAAATTACACTAGATTAA